The following are from one region of the Eubacterium sp. MSJ-33 genome:
- a CDS encoding AIM24 family protein, translated as MFSVNNLFNNENMQCINQLGQYRVFEHQKDLSVSPYNAETAYFSAEMNVRRRQVLVELNNTSCKLQAGAMQWMLGNVSMQSGVSAGNFLGKALGAAVTGETMSKPEYTGQGYVMLEPTFKHILLVDVAQWGQIVLEDGLFLACDSSLQHKVVSRKTLSSAALGGEGLFNLSLSGQGIAVLESPVPQQELIMFNLQDDEVKIDGNMAIAWSGSLSFTVEKSSKSLIGSAVSGEGLVNVYRGTGSILMAPTA; from the coding sequence ATGTTTAGCGTAAACAACTTATTTAACAACGAGAACATGCAATGCATCAATCAGCTCGGACAGTATCGTGTCTTTGAGCACCAGAAAGATCTGTCCGTATCACCGTACAATGCAGAAACAGCCTATTTTTCTGCCGAAATGAATGTACGTCGGCGTCAGGTTTTGGTCGAGCTGAACAACACATCCTGCAAATTACAGGCAGGTGCCATGCAGTGGATGCTCGGAAATGTATCTATGCAGTCCGGTGTAAGTGCTGGTAATTTCCTCGGCAAAGCACTCGGTGCAGCTGTAACCGGTGAGACAATGTCCAAACCGGAATACACCGGTCAGGGATATGTCATGTTAGAGCCAACCTTCAAGCATATTTTACTTGTAGATGTAGCCCAGTGGGGGCAGATTGTACTGGAAGATGGTTTATTCCTCGCCTGTGACAGTTCCTTGCAGCATAAGGTTGTCAGTCGGAAGACACTTTCTTCTGCAGCTCTCGGCGGCGAAGGTTTATTCAACCTAAGTCTTTCCGGACAGGGTATCGCAGTTTTGGAGAGTCCGGTTCCACAGCAGGAGCTCATCATGTTCAACCTGCAGGATGATGAAGTGAAGATTGATGGAAATATGGCAATTGCCTGGTCCGGTTCCTTAAGCTTTACCGTTGAGAAATCTTCCAAGAGTCTGATTGGATCTGCGGTATCCGGCGAAGGTCTGGTCAATGTATACCGCGGTACCGGTTCCATCCTTATGGCTCCTACAGCATAA
- a CDS encoding HAMP domain-containing sensor histidine kinase: MLTNEAFLIADQTVAGYMQGFYTEENLQENLQYYSDKLNASIWVADEKGIIYGFANAEGHPDNPKNIFLVDPDFDIHTAQSFNGSFFGTFKNDVISVAIPIHFNNQPSGMLLIHSTAEQLQNIQEKIVKLIYAPYLFMIIISFALLGIISGKIMRPIRKINSVAEQYSTGNFDTPMDIHSSDEIGQLASTLEYMASELAKLDDYRKSFISNISHDFRSPLTSIKGYIEAIQDGTIPPEKQEHYLNIVVEQTNRLTKLTSSLLELNNYDSYGLWLVCKDFDIVELVLSAINSFEGRCIEKKISLRLNNHTEHSIVHADKTKIEQVIYNLLDNAIKFTPENKSIYVTLTEKHDKIFVSVKDEGCGIPKESLNRVWVRFYKADRSRGKDKQGTGLGLSITKEIIKAHNENINVVSTEGVGSEFTFSLSKAAPESEQS, from the coding sequence ATGTTGACAAACGAAGCATTTTTGATTGCCGATCAGACCGTAGCCGGCTATATGCAGGGATTTTATACCGAAGAAAATCTACAGGAAAATCTGCAATATTACAGCGATAAACTAAATGCAAGTATCTGGGTTGCAGACGAAAAAGGAATTATCTATGGGTTTGCAAATGCAGAGGGACATCCCGATAATCCAAAGAATATATTTCTTGTCGATCCGGACTTTGATATCCATACTGCACAATCATTTAACGGCAGTTTTTTTGGCACATTCAAAAATGATGTCATCTCTGTAGCCATTCCGATTCATTTTAATAACCAGCCAAGCGGTATGCTGTTGATTCACTCGACAGCGGAGCAATTACAGAATATCCAGGAAAAGATCGTCAAACTGATTTATGCACCTTATCTTTTCATGATTATCATTTCCTTTGCGTTACTTGGAATCATCTCGGGCAAGATTATGCGGCCAATCCGCAAGATTAACTCAGTTGCGGAGCAATACTCCACCGGGAATTTCGATACCCCTATGGATATTCACTCCTCCGACGAGATTGGTCAGCTTGCTTCTACACTGGAGTACATGGCATCAGAACTTGCGAAATTAGATGATTACCGGAAATCGTTTATCTCCAACATCTCCCATGATTTCCGTTCTCCACTCACTTCAATCAAAGGTTATATCGAGGCGATTCAGGACGGAACGATTCCACCGGAGAAACAGGAACATTATTTAAATATTGTTGTAGAGCAGACCAACCGTCTGACAAAACTCACATCCAGCCTGCTTGAGTTGAATAATTATGATTCTTATGGACTCTGGCTGGTATGTAAGGATTTTGACATCGTAGAACTGGTTTTGTCCGCGATCAATTCCTTCGAGGGCCGATGCATCGAGAAAAAAATTTCTCTGCGTCTGAACAACCATACCGAACACTCCATTGTCCATGCAGACAAAACCAAGATTGAACAGGTTATCTACAATCTGCTGGACAATGCAATTAAATTTACTCCGGAAAACAAATCTATCTACGTGACATTAACAGAAAAACATGATAAAATTTTTGTATCTGTAAAAGATGAAGGTTGCGGCATACCAAAGGAATCCTTAAACCGTGTATGGGTTCGTTTTTACAAAGCCGACCGATCCCGCGGAAAAGATAAACAGGGAACGGGGCTCGGACTATCTATCACAAAGGAAATCATCAAGGCACACAATGAGAATATCAATGTTGTGAGCACGGAAGGCGTTGGCAGCGAATTTACATTTTCTCTGTCAAAAGCCGCACCAGAATCCGAACAATCATAA
- a CDS encoding response regulator transcription factor produces MMEKQRILIVDDDENIAELISLYLIKECFSTEIAYNGKDALKLAATFNPDLILLDIMLPDIDGYEVCTEIRKTRQTPIIMLSAKGEVFDKVLGLKLGADDYMIKPFDSNELVARVKAVLRRTTATPILQPVSSNNIAQATDHQGEFVEYDGLLINMTNFTVTLDGKSIEMPPKELELLYFLAKRPNQVFTRDQLLDRLWDYEYAGDSRTVDVHIKRLREKLNENHNWSISTVWGKGYKFEVK; encoded by the coding sequence ATTATGGAAAAACAACGTATCTTAATTGTAGACGATGACGAGAACATTGCTGAGCTTATCTCACTCTATCTGATCAAGGAATGCTTCTCGACTGAAATTGCATACAATGGCAAGGATGCGCTTAAGCTTGCCGCCACATTTAACCCGGACTTGATTCTGCTCGATATCATGTTACCGGATATCGACGGCTATGAAGTATGTACCGAGATTCGCAAAACCAGACAAACGCCAATCATCATGCTTTCAGCGAAAGGTGAAGTGTTTGATAAGGTACTTGGTTTGAAGCTTGGTGCCGACGACTATATGATTAAACCGTTCGACTCCAATGAACTGGTTGCCCGGGTAAAAGCAGTTTTACGTCGTACAACTGCAACCCCCATTCTTCAGCCTGTTTCTTCGAATAATATTGCACAGGCAACCGATCATCAGGGGGAATTTGTAGAATACGACGGCCTTCTGATCAATATGACAAACTTTACTGTGACACTGGATGGCAAATCAATTGAGATGCCTCCAAAAGAACTGGAGCTTTTGTATTTTCTTGCCAAACGTCCAAATCAGGTTTTTACGCGCGACCAGCTTTTGGATCGGCTGTGGGATTATGAATATGCCGGAGATTCCCGTACAGTTGACGTTCATATTAAGCGTTTGCGTGAAAAATTAAATGAAAATCACAACTGGTCCATCTCTACTGTCTGGGGAAAAGGATATAAATTCGAGGTAAAGTAA
- a CDS encoding endonuclease MutS2 has translation MNKRSLRILEFNKILAMVNEYATSPMAKRRIDRMKPQRDIDVIRKLQEETNDALNRLNRHGNISFSGLRDIGASIKRLEVQGTLTSRELLDIAAVLQVAKAAKQYGDGSDLTEALASRNQEPVSQTTFDSLTERFNMLLPLEHISSEITRCILAENEFADDASSGLKNIRREIRLTNDKLHQQLDKIIKSDANRDQLQDSLITMRNGRYCIPVKQEYRSKFPGMIHDQSSTGSTLFIEPMAVVNLNNQIKELANEELLEIEKILESLSAQAAAYVSDIAYDLELLTDLDFIFAKAKFARATNSTRPIFNTDGIIDIRQGRHPLLEKHTVVPVDIRLGETYNLLIITGPNTGGKTVSLKTLGLFSLMGQAGLHIPAMEESRLAVFDDIFADIGDEQSIEQNLSTFSSHMSNIVYIVQHATPNTLCLFDEPGGGTDPVEGAALAVSILNFLKSMGARCMATTHYSELKTYALSSEGVENASCEFDVATLRPTYKLTIGIPGKSNAFAIASKLGLPDHIITSAKEQIDSDAIDMETLLADLEASKRSMEEDEKAIEAYKQEIKSLKESLQKKEENLDTKKAEILKKAREEAREIIEDAKDVADQTIRDYNKWRNNPHKADMHTMEEQRSKLRGKIKDYDKAGASQTQKQTSNHKASDFHIGDTVQVLSMGTRGTISKLPDSKGIAGVQMGILNSMLPISDLLIIPESTVSVNGTKQKYSGKRTGGDHTSVNKSMTFSPELNVMGKTVDEACFEIDKYLDDAVLAHISRVTIIHGKGTGALRKGIWQYLKKHPLVQSYRSGEFGEGEYGVTIVEL, from the coding sequence ATGAACAAACGAAGCTTACGCATATTAGAATTTAATAAAATACTGGCAATGGTGAACGAATACGCAACATCCCCTATGGCAAAGCGGCGTATCGACCGCATGAAACCGCAGCGGGATATTGATGTCATCCGCAAATTACAGGAAGAAACAAACGACGCATTAAATCGATTGAACCGCCATGGAAATATCAGTTTTTCGGGGTTGCGGGATATTGGCGCATCCATCAAACGATTAGAAGTACAAGGAACCCTTACTTCGCGCGAACTTTTGGATATTGCCGCTGTCCTGCAGGTTGCAAAAGCGGCAAAACAATATGGCGACGGTTCAGATCTGACAGAAGCGCTCGCAAGCCGGAATCAGGAACCGGTCTCCCAGACTACGTTTGACTCTCTGACCGAACGATTCAATATGTTACTTCCACTAGAACATATTTCATCCGAAATCACCCGCTGTATTCTTGCAGAAAATGAATTCGCGGATGATGCCAGCTCCGGTTTGAAAAATATCAGACGTGAAATCCGTCTGACAAACGATAAACTCCATCAACAACTCGACAAAATCATCAAAAGTGACGCCAACCGCGACCAGTTGCAGGATTCTCTGATTACCATGCGAAACGGCAGATACTGTATTCCGGTCAAGCAGGAATACCGTTCCAAATTTCCTGGCATGATTCACGACCAGTCCTCTACCGGTTCTACCCTCTTCATTGAACCGATGGCTGTTGTAAATCTGAACAACCAGATCAAGGAACTGGCGAACGAAGAACTACTGGAAATCGAGAAAATACTGGAAAGCTTAAGTGCACAGGCTGCGGCCTATGTCTCTGATATTGCATATGATCTGGAACTTCTGACAGACCTGGATTTTATATTTGCAAAGGCAAAATTTGCCCGTGCAACGAACAGTACACGTCCAATTTTTAACACAGATGGTATCATCGACATCCGTCAGGGACGCCATCCATTACTGGAAAAGCACACGGTTGTACCGGTTGATATCCGTCTCGGCGAGACATATAATCTGCTGATTATCACCGGTCCAAATACCGGTGGTAAAACAGTTTCCTTAAAGACACTTGGGCTGTTTTCCCTCATGGGACAGGCAGGTCTTCATATCCCGGCAATGGAGGAATCGCGTCTGGCTGTCTTCGACGATATCTTTGCAGATATCGGTGATGAACAGAGTATCGAACAGAATTTATCGACATTCTCCTCCCACATGAGCAATATTGTCTATATCGTACAGCACGCAACGCCGAACACCCTGTGTCTGTTCGACGAGCCAGGCGGCGGAACGGACCCTGTTGAAGGAGCAGCACTTGCAGTATCCATCTTAAATTTCCTTAAAAGTATGGGTGCTCGCTGCATGGCAACCACACATTACAGTGAGCTTAAAACCTATGCACTTTCTTCTGAAGGTGTCGAAAATGCCTCCTGTGAATTCGATGTTGCAACCTTGCGGCCGACATATAAGTTAACAATTGGAATTCCCGGCAAATCCAATGCTTTTGCAATTGCAAGCAAGCTCGGACTGCCAGATCATATTATTACTTCTGCCAAAGAGCAGATTGACAGCGATGCGATCGACATGGAAACATTGCTGGCAGATCTAGAAGCAAGTAAACGTTCTATGGAAGAAGATGAAAAGGCGATCGAAGCCTATAAGCAGGAAATCAAATCCCTAAAAGAATCCCTGCAGAAAAAAGAGGAAAACCTTGACACAAAGAAAGCTGAGATTTTGAAAAAAGCGCGCGAAGAGGCTCGCGAAATCATTGAAGATGCAAAGGATGTCGCAGACCAGACTATACGAGATTATAACAAATGGCGTAACAACCCGCACAAAGCAGATATGCATACGATGGAAGAACAGCGTAGCAAGCTGCGGGGCAAAATCAAAGATTACGATAAAGCCGGAGCTTCACAGACGCAAAAACAGACCTCAAACCACAAAGCTTCCGATTTCCATATCGGCGACACCGTTCAGGTTCTGAGCATGGGCACAAGGGGAACAATCTCCAAGCTTCCTGACAGTAAAGGCATCGCAGGAGTGCAAATGGGAATCTTAAACTCCATGCTGCCAATCTCCGATTTGCTGATTATTCCGGAAAGTACCGTATCTGTGAATGGCACAAAACAAAAATACTCCGGCAAACGCACCGGTGGAGACCACACATCCGTGAACAAATCCATGACATTTTCTCCGGAATTAAATGTTATGGGAAAAACCGTAGATGAAGCCTGTTTTGAAATTGACAAATATCTGGACGATGCAGTTCTGGCACATATCTCCCGTGTCACGATTATTCACGGGAAAGGCACAGGCGCTCTGCGCAAGGGCATCTGGCAATATTTGAAAAAACATCCACTTGTTCAGTCCTACCGTTCCGGTGAATTCGGCGAGGGCGAATATGGTGTTACTATCGTTGAATTATAG
- a CDS encoding 3'-5' exoribonuclease YhaM family protein: MNYIKELHEGEMISEVYLCKNKVVAKTKAGKTYYSLQLQDKTGTADAKIWELSNAIAHFEPMDYIHIDAQVTSFNGALQLNVKRVRVADEGEYNVADYMPCSTKNIDTMYQELLGLIQGVKNQYLHKLLEMFFIEDKTFVEKFKKHSAAKSIHHGFIGGLLEHSLSVAKLCEYIAANYPVVNHDLLVTAAICHDIGKVDEISDFPQNDYTDEGQLVGHIVMGTMMIADKIREIPGFPTKLANELKHCILAHHGELEYGSPKKPALIEAMALAHADNMDAKLQTFTEIIRENADKTEWLGFNRMFESNVRLTGEKNE; encoded by the coding sequence ATGAATTATATCAAAGAATTGCATGAAGGCGAGATGATATCGGAAGTCTATCTGTGTAAAAATAAAGTCGTAGCAAAGACAAAAGCCGGTAAAACATATTATTCCCTGCAGTTGCAGGACAAGACTGGTACAGCGGATGCAAAAATCTGGGAACTTTCCAATGCGATTGCGCATTTTGAACCGATGGACTATATCCATATTGATGCGCAGGTGACAAGCTTTAACGGCGCGCTGCAGTTAAATGTCAAGCGCGTGCGCGTGGCTGACGAGGGAGAATATAATGTGGCAGATTATATGCCATGTTCGACAAAAAACATTGACACGATGTATCAGGAACTGTTGGGACTGATTCAAGGTGTAAAAAATCAGTATTTACATAAACTATTGGAAATGTTTTTTATAGAAGACAAGACATTTGTGGAGAAGTTTAAGAAGCATTCTGCAGCCAAGTCTATCCATCACGGATTTATTGGTGGTTTGCTGGAACATTCGCTATCCGTGGCGAAGCTGTGCGAGTATATTGCGGCGAACTATCCGGTTGTCAATCATGATCTGCTGGTAACGGCGGCTATTTGCCACGATATCGGTAAGGTTGATGAGATTTCCGATTTTCCGCAGAACGATTATACCGATGAGGGACAGTTGGTCGGACATATTGTGATGGGTACGATGATGATCGCGGATAAGATACGGGAGATTCCGGGATTCCCAACCAAGCTTGCAAATGAGCTGAAGCACTGCATCCTGGCGCATCACGGAGAATTGGAATATGGTTCACCTAAGAAACCGGCACTGATCGAGGCAATGGCGCTGGCACATGCAGATAATATGGATGCAAAATTGCAGACATTTACCGAGATTATCCGGGAGAACGCAGACAAGACGGAATGGCTTGGATTTAACCGAATGTTTGAAAGTAATGTAAGATTGACAGGTGAGAAAAATGAGTAG
- a CDS encoding TIGR04100 family radical SAM protein, giving the protein MSSEVRKAMTILYKVHNGLYVNLTNRCPCACTFCERQTRDHVSEVNDAPLWLEHEPSVEEVIAEFEKTDVAPYEEIVFCGFGEPTERLDALLEIAKYLKAHYDKPIRINTNGLGDLIWNEDITPKFAGLIDTISISLNTPDAKRYQEIVRSKFGDGSFEAMLKFAKDAKRYVPKVVLSTVETTITREEEAKCQAICDELGVTYRIRPFH; this is encoded by the coding sequence ATGAGTAGTGAAGTAAGAAAAGCAATGACGATATTGTATAAGGTGCATAATGGATTGTATGTGAATCTGACAAATCGCTGTCCGTGTGCATGCACGTTCTGCGAGAGACAGACACGTGATCACGTATCGGAGGTAAATGATGCGCCGCTGTGGCTGGAGCATGAGCCGAGCGTGGAGGAAGTGATTGCGGAATTTGAGAAGACGGATGTGGCTCCGTATGAAGAGATTGTATTCTGTGGATTTGGTGAGCCGACCGAACGGCTGGATGCACTGCTTGAGATTGCAAAATATCTGAAAGCACATTATGATAAGCCGATCCGTATCAATACAAATGGACTTGGCGATTTGATCTGGAACGAAGATATCACACCGAAATTTGCAGGTTTGATCGATACGATTTCCATCAGCTTGAATACACCGGATGCAAAACGGTATCAGGAGATCGTGCGAAGCAAGTTCGGGGATGGCTCCTTTGAAGCAATGCTGAAGTTCGCGAAGGATGCAAAGCGTTATGTACCTAAGGTGGTCTTAAGTACGGTAGAGACGACGATCACGAGAGAAGAAGAGGCAAAATGTCAGGCAATCTGCGATGAATTAGGTGTTACCTACCGGATTCGACCATTTCACTAG
- a CDS encoding lysophospholipid acyltransferase family protein, which translates to MLRFWYVIIISLPYIIYYLAKGSYIERNAERYSEADRYRVALRVIHVMKRNGRIRTNVTGVENLPADGGYVLYANHQGKYDALGIMDAHKKPCTVMMDAKRSKMIIVNQFITLIDGCRIDKTDIKSQVEAVRKVTKEVKKGRRYIVFPEGGYFHNRNAIKEFMPGAFKCAVRANCPIVPVLLIDSYKPFEINSLRRVKTQVHFLPAIYPEEYEGLTTEQIAKLVRNRIVDAMQLKACA; encoded by the coding sequence ATGCTACGATTTTGGTATGTGATTATTATCTCTTTGCCTTATATTATTTACTATTTGGCGAAGGGAAGTTATATAGAGAGAAATGCGGAACGCTATTCTGAGGCAGATCGTTATCGGGTGGCACTTCGCGTGATTCATGTCATGAAGCGAAATGGCAGAATCCGGACGAATGTAACCGGAGTGGAGAACCTTCCGGCGGATGGCGGTTATGTGTTATATGCAAATCATCAGGGGAAGTATGATGCGCTTGGAATTATGGACGCACATAAGAAGCCTTGTACTGTGATGATGGATGCGAAACGTTCGAAGATGATTATTGTCAATCAGTTTATAACATTGATTGACGGCTGCCGGATCGACAAGACAGACATTAAAAGTCAGGTTGAAGCAGTCCGTAAAGTTACAAAGGAGGTAAAAAAGGGCAGACGATATATCGTATTTCCGGAGGGTGGGTACTTTCACAACCGGAATGCAATCAAGGAATTTATGCCAGGGGCGTTCAAATGTGCAGTGCGCGCGAACTGTCCGATCGTTCCGGTATTGCTGATCGATTCTTACAAGCCATTTGAGATTAATTCTCTGCGGCGAGTCAAAACACAGGTGCATTTCCTGCCAGCAATCTATCCGGAAGAGTATGAGGGGCTTACGACGGAACAGATTGCGAAGCTGGTGCGAAACCGCATTGTCGATGCGATGCAGTTAAAGGCGTGTGCATAG
- a CDS encoding DUF4125 family protein, translating into MDINQVLMDYDNMFGSHSLEDIEDFLTTNIEVAMDERDYTSALSLLNEMMGLCRDTKQNAKGLRYCADIEDTLVKMGMEGTVEYATGLLNVANSYRIFGYYMKAQSLFERVEVIYREKLSAGDYRFATLYNNWAFVYQSSGELRQAENMFRQALSVVDMQQNAWEEQATTRCNLAQVLLQLAGGAPAGKNGQRVDGTTASMMYEEALQCLERALRIFEWDGKRDYHYSTALATMGDALCMREAYVQGADYYAQAMQEMEKHVGKTDAYLQIEERYKQAKYYAEEMKKREDEEEEEQTAVLTADMKPHTSVEYLTNIVHMGEKHAESVPKDIVPASSAPQDKDYVDTLSEDVVQPDAKDNWLHVCKRFYEMYGAKMIHEEFPDYEARIAVGLVGEGSECFGYDDAISRDHDFALGFCLWLSEEDYRSVGAMVQKSYEQLLVDFGDEFLRQNGIEAPTNSVNKVLSHRRGVSSVREFYENLLGVKVQKTPEGGYILPDSWRQISEEKLAAATNGMVFRDDIGAFTKVRESLLEYYPTKVWMMRLAEKLHGFAQTAQTNYARMMARQDYVTASLCVTKGMQYTMEIIYLLNQKYAPYYKWMRKGLQSLSLIDSVAPILDRIAVIPNQAAAWEGRTYSAYETNYKDEIVSCFEDIAEYLLMELKMQGVVKGTDTFLDVYAQDLIQRVDRGDFGAVEDAEMEANYREYVNDLKQAAREKNTETSKYDLEEAMGLAHEVGTEERFDREEVIAAIIDAEWNLFGSVIYPDDWNTFFIMRKSRYMAWPNELLTSYLQDCRSGDAVTVTRGEKRIAIEEDLVQLQLDWLQKFIDHYPKMAGYVRFIYTNDAQETIECALRRDMAAYGDRTFILFGKFVTDIAQAEGNLTYDIMNYMACLYGYGGVEDAERQL; encoded by the coding sequence ATGGATATCAATCAGGTGTTGATGGATTATGATAATATGTTTGGAAGTCATTCGCTGGAAGATATAGAAGATTTCCTGACAACGAATATTGAAGTGGCGATGGATGAGCGGGATTATACATCGGCACTTTCCTTGCTGAACGAAATGATGGGGTTGTGCAGAGATACAAAACAAAATGCAAAAGGGCTTCGTTATTGTGCAGACATCGAGGACACGCTTGTCAAGATGGGAATGGAAGGAACCGTGGAATACGCAACCGGATTGTTAAATGTTGCAAATTCCTACCGTATCTTTGGATATTATATGAAGGCACAGAGTCTGTTTGAACGTGTGGAAGTGATCTACAGAGAGAAGCTTTCGGCAGGGGATTACCGCTTTGCAACGCTTTATAATAACTGGGCGTTTGTCTATCAGAGCAGTGGAGAATTGAGACAGGCGGAGAATATGTTCCGGCAGGCACTTTCGGTTGTGGATATGCAGCAGAATGCATGGGAAGAACAGGCAACCACACGGTGCAATCTGGCGCAGGTTCTGTTGCAGCTTGCGGGTGGTGCACCTGCGGGAAAAAATGGACAGCGTGTGGACGGAACGACCGCGTCTATGATGTATGAGGAAGCTTTGCAGTGTCTGGAACGGGCGCTTCGAATCTTTGAATGGGATGGAAAAAGGGACTATCATTACAGCACGGCGCTTGCGACGATGGGAGATGCGCTATGTATGCGGGAAGCATATGTGCAGGGAGCAGACTATTATGCGCAGGCGATGCAGGAAATGGAGAAACATGTTGGAAAGACCGATGCGTATCTGCAAATCGAAGAGCGGTATAAACAGGCGAAGTATTACGCAGAGGAAATGAAAAAAAGAGAAGATGAAGAGGAAGAAGAACAGACGGCTGTTCTGACGGCGGATATGAAACCACACACATCGGTGGAGTATCTGACGAATATCGTGCATATGGGTGAGAAACATGCAGAATCTGTGCCGAAAGATATTGTACCAGCGTCATCTGCACCGCAGGATAAAGATTATGTGGATACATTATCAGAAGATGTCGTACAGCCAGATGCTAAAGATAACTGGCTGCACGTATGCAAACGGTTTTATGAGATGTATGGAGCAAAGATGATCCATGAGGAATTTCCGGATTACGAAGCCAGGATTGCAGTTGGGCTCGTTGGTGAGGGCTCAGAATGCTTTGGGTATGATGATGCGATTTCCCGTGATCATGATTTTGCACTTGGGTTCTGCCTGTGGCTTTCAGAGGAAGATTATCGCAGTGTCGGTGCGATGGTGCAAAAATCATATGAACAGCTTCTGGTCGATTTTGGAGACGAATTTTTGCGGCAAAATGGAATTGAGGCACCGACGAATTCAGTGAATAAAGTATTATCTCACAGAAGAGGTGTATCTTCTGTACGGGAATTCTATGAAAATCTCCTTGGTGTAAAAGTACAGAAAACACCAGAGGGTGGCTATATCCTTCCTGATAGCTGGAGACAGATATCGGAAGAGAAGCTGGCTGCGGCGACAAATGGTATGGTGTTCCGGGATGATATAGGAGCATTTACAAAGGTGCGGGAGAGTCTGCTTGAATATTATCCGACGAAAGTGTGGATGATGCGGCTTGCGGAGAAACTGCATGGATTTGCTCAGACTGCACAGACGAATTATGCGCGGATGATGGCAAGACAGGATTATGTCACCGCGAGTCTTTGTGTGACAAAAGGAATGCAGTATACAATGGAGATCATATATCTGTTGAACCAGAAATATGCCCCTTATTATAAGTGGATGCGGAAGGGACTGCAGAGTTTATCGCTGATCGACAGTGTGGCTCCAATTCTTGACCGGATCGCTGTAATTCCGAATCAGGCAGCAGCCTGGGAAGGACGTACATATAGTGCGTATGAGACGAATTATAAGGATGAGATTGTATCCTGCTTTGAGGATATTGCTGAGTATCTGTTGATGGAATTAAAGATGCAGGGTGTTGTGAAGGGAACAGATACATTTTTGGATGTATATGCACAGGATCTGATACAGCGAGTGGATCGTGGAGATTTTGGCGCAGTAGAGGATGCCGAGATGGAGGCAAATTACCGAGAATATGTGAATGATCTGAAGCAGGCGGCAAGAGAAAAAAATACCGAAACATCCAAGTACGATCTAGAAGAAGCGATGGGGCTGGCACATGAAGTAGGAACGGAGGAGCGTTTTGACAGGGAGGAAGTCATCGCAGCGATCATTGATGCAGAGTGGAACCTGTTTGGAAGCGTTATATATCCAGATGACTGGAATACATTTTTTATCATGCGAAAAAGCCGTTACATGGCATGGCCGAATGAATTACTCACAAGCTATCTTCAGGATTGCAGATCAGGGGATGCCGTGACTGTTACACGAGGAGAAAAACGAATTGCAATTGAAGAGGATCTGGTACAGTTGCAATTAGACTGGCTGCAGAAATTCATTGATCACTATCCGAAGATGGCGGGCTATGTGCGTTTTATCTATACGAATGATGCACAGGAAACTATTGAGTGTGCGCTGCGCAGAGATATGGCAGCTTATGGAGACCGGACGTTTATCTTATTTGGTAAATTTGTGACCGATATTGCACAGGCAGAGGGTAATCTGACATATGATATTATGAATTATATGGCGTGCCTGTATGGATATGGCGGGGTTGAGGATGCTGAGCGGCAGTTGTAA